The sequence TCATCCTGGTGCGGCTGGCGTGGGTCTTCCCCGGCACGTACCTGCCGCGTTGGCTGTCGTCGAAGATGCGCAAGCGAGAGCTACCGCCGGCGCCGCGCAACGTCCTGGTCGTGGGCTGGGCCGGCATGCGCGGCGTGGTATCGCTGGCGGCCGCCCTCGCCTTGCCACTCACCGTGGAGGGGGGCGCTCCCTTCCCGGAGCGCGATCTCGTCATCTTCCTGACCTTCTCCGTCATCCTGGCCACGCTCGTCGGCCAGGGGCTCACGCTGCCGTTGCTGATCCGATGGCTCGGCGTGGGCGACGACGGCTCAGCCGCGCACGAGGAGCTGCACGCGCGCGAGGCGGCGGTGCAGGCCGCGTTATCGCGCCTCGACGAGCTGGCCGCGGAGTGGCCGGGCCACCTCGAGCTGATCGAGCACCTGCGCGAACGCCACGAGCACGCCACCGAGCACCTCGATCACGACCATGAGTCCGGCGAGGTACCGCAGGACCAGGAGGCAGTCGAGCACGCCATCATCCAGCGCGCGGTGATCGATGCCCAGCGCCTGGCGGTGATCGACCTGCGCGACCGCGGCGTCATCAGCGACGAGGCACTGCGCCGGGTGGAGCGCGGCCTGGACCTCGAGGAGCTCCGAGCAGAGGGGTAGTGGGGGCGCGGTGCACACGGTCCCCGGGCGGGCTGGCGTCGGCGTCAAGCTCGGTCGTGCAGCCGTGCAGCCGTGCGGTCGTGCTGCACGACCGCACGAACGACCCTGACAGCGGCGGCGCGGGCGAGAACCCCCTCATTCAGCGGCGTGCCACGCCTTCTCCCCCGCCCCGATGCGCAGCGCGAGCTTGTTCTGCGGCGGCGGGAGCGGACAGGTGGCATACGGCGAGAAGACGCAGGGCGGGTTGTAGGCCAGGTTGAAGTCGACCACCACCGTGCCATCCTCGCCAACCGGCTCGGTGGAGAGGAAGCGGCCACCGCCGTAAGTATCGGTCCCGTTGGTCGCGTCGCCGAAGATCAGCCACAGGCAGCCGTCGCTATCGTCGCCCGGCAGGGCTGCAATGCGCCACATAGCCCCTTCACGTTCGAAGGCGACTGATCCGGGCGTCGCTTCCAGGCTGTGCGCACCGGTGATGTCCACGATCTCGAGCATCGCGTCCGGTGGCGCGGCCTCCAGCCGACCGGTGACGCGCCAGCTGGGATCAACCGCGAAGTGCGGCATGCCGGCGAATGTCGCCAGCGCCGGAGCCATCTCGTCACGCACCCGAACGCCGAATCGGTCGCCGCGCCTGATCACGTGGAAGCGCAGGGATCCGAGCTCCAGCACCGTCGGGTCCCCCACCTGGTCGTCCAGCATCATCGTCTCGGGCAGAGATACCCCCTCGTGCGGCACGAAACGCACTCGGCCGTCCTCCAGCCACAGCGACCCGACCCGCGGAGGAATCTCGTGCCCGTGCAGGATCACATCGTTGGACGGGTGCGCCCCGGCGTGGTTCTCCCCCGGCGTCAGCCAGGACAGCCCGACCAGCGCCAGCCAACCATCGGGGCTGCGCAGCCGTTCGTCGCGTCTCGCGCGCCACGATTCCACCTGGGCAAGATGCTCCTCCGGGGTCACGGGGGTCAGTCGTGAGCAGTTGGAGGTCGGAGGTCGGCGAAGCCGGCGGCGCGCTGGTAGGCATCGGCCACGCGCAGCACCGTCGACTCGTCGAAGGCCCGCCCGATCACCTGAAACCCCACCGGCAGCCCATCTGACAGCCCGCATGGGACCGATATCCCCGGCAGCCCGGCGATGTTGACCGGCAGCGTGCACGCGTCGTTGAGGTACATCAGCAACGGGTCATCGGTCTTGGCGCCGATCTTGAACGCGACCGACGGCGAGGTCGGCGCCAGCAGCGCGTCGACTTTGGAGAGGACGCTGTCGAACTCGGCCTTGATCAGGGTGCGCACCTGCTGGGCCTTGACGTAGTAGGCGTCGTAGTAGCCGGCCGAAAGCGCGTAGGTGCCCAGGATGATCCGGCGCTTGACCTCCGGACCGAAGCCGGAGCCGCGCGTGCGCAGGTAGTTCTCGAGCAGATCGTCCTCGCCGGCGGAGAGGCCGTAGCGGATGCCGTCGTATCGGGCCAGGTTCGCGCTCGCCTCGGCCGGGGTGATGATGTAGTAGGTGGCCAGGCCGTGGTCGGTGGAGGGCAGCGAGACCTCGACGATCTCGGCGCCTAGCCCTTCAAGGACGCCGATGGCGGAGCGCACCGCCGCCTCGACCCCCGGCTCCATCCCCGCCACGAAGTACTCGCGCGGGACGCCCAGCCGCAGCCCGCGCACCTCGCCGGTCAGCGCCGAGGCATAGTCGGGCACCGGGATGTCGACGCTGGTCGAGTCGCGTGGATCGTGCCCCGCCAGCGCCTGGAGGACCGCGGCCGCGTCTGCGACGGAGCGCACCAGCGGGCCGCACTGGTCGAGCGACGAGGCGAAGGCGACCATCCCATATCGGCTCACCAGCCCGTAGGTCGGCTTGAATCCCACGATCCCCGAGAGCGAGGCTGGCTGCCGGATGCTGCCGCCGGTATCGGTCCCGGTTGCGAAGAAGGCCTGCCCCGATGCCACCGCCGCGGCCGACCCACCGCTGCTGCCGCCCGGCACCGTGCTGTCGTCCCACGGGTTGTGGACCGGGCCGTAGGCGCTGTTTTCGTTGGACGAGCCCATCGCGAACTCGTCGAGGTTGGTCTTGCCGAGCAGGACGGCACCCGCGTTGCTCAGCCGCTCCTCCGCGTCCGAGGCATAGGCGCAGCGATAGCCCTTCAGGATGCGCGAGCCGGCCGTGGTCGGCAGGCCGCCGTTCGGCTGCCCGTCGTCGTCCAGGGCGCGAGTGACGAAGATGTCCTTGAGCGCGTACGGGATGCCGAGGAGGGGCCTGTCCGCTCCCTCGCCGGCCTTGAATGTGGCGTCCGCATCGTCCGCCGTGGCCAGCGCGCGCTCCTCGCCAACGGCCAGGAAGGTGTTGAGCCGCTCACCGTCGCGGGCGATGCGTCCCAGGCAGGCCTCCGTCAGGTCGCGGGAGCTGACCTCGCGTCGGCGAAGCAGCTCTCCGACCTCGGCGATGGTGCGGTCGGCGAGCGGGAGCGTGCCTGGCATCGCGCTAGCGCCCCTCCTCGAGCACGACCGGGACGCGCAGCAGGCCGCCCTCGCGGATCGGGGCCTCGGCCAGCGCCACCTCGCGGCTCATGCCCGGCCGGGCAACGTCGTCGCGCATCACGTTCTCGAGCGCGATCACCTGCGCGGTTGGTCCCACCGAGCTCGTGTCGACGGCCGACAGCGTGCCCACCGCCTCCAGGATCCGGCTCAACTGTGGCACGAGCCGCTCGATCTCTTCATCGGTCAGGCCCAGCCGCGCGAGGCTGGCGACATGCTCGACATCGGATCGGCTGATCATGGTTCGATCATAAGCCGCTGATAAGCACCCGGTGCCCATCCTGCCGCTGTGCCTGAGCCGACTCCCCGCGTTCCGCGTGATACCAGCGTCACATTCCGCGTTGACAACGATGTCCTCACCTGGGCACGCGCCCGGGCGTACTTCGGCGGTTCCAGTCTCAATGCCGTGATCCGAAGGTTCCTCGAGGAGTACGCCGCTGTCCCTCCCCGTTGGATGGCACGACTCCCGCCGCCATGGACTCCCGAGAATCGGATCCGACCGGTGATGGACCCGATCGGAGCGGGCCATGGTGCGGCAGGGCGCACGGAGTCGCGGGCACCGAGCGACGTGGTCGACTCTGCGATCGCCGAGGTGCTGTGGGTTGAGGCTGATCGCGAGGCGATCCTCCGGCGTCAAGGTTGATCATGCACTCGTGCAATCGTGCTGCACGAATGCACGCGCGACCATGACACCGCGACGACACGCCGCTGCGCGGCCTTCAGCCGCCACAATGACACGCATGTCTGACGACCCGCGTGCCATCGCCATCCCGATACCCGGCGGGCGGATCGAGGCGCTGCTTCTGCCCGGCGGCCCCGGCGTGCCGCTGCTGGTACTCGGCGGGGTTGAGATCGGGCTGCGGCCCTTAACGGGATCCGAGAACGCCCACGTACGGCGGTGGGAGCGTCGAACGGCTCGCCGACCGGTGGTGGTCATGGGGCGCCCGCTGCCGGACGACCCGGCCGATGCCGCCCGAATGCTGCACCCACGGGCAGCGGCTGAGGCGGTTGCGCGCGGGCTGGAGGCGCTGCGCGACGTGGTGCCGCCGGTGGCGGTGGAGGCCGAATCAGGCGGGGGGCGCATCTCCCTGTGGCTGACGGTGGAGCATCCGGAGCTGGTGGCGCGCCTGGTCCTCTCCTCGGTTGCGTCGGAGACTCCTCCCGATTCGCCGATGACCGTGCGCATGGCCCAGTGGCTGGACCTCGCCGAGCGCGGGCAATGGGCCGATTTCTTCGCCCGGCTGGCCCGCCAGCTCAAGCCGGCAGGGAGCGTGCCCGCGGATGCTCCCGCGGGTGTCCCTGCGGTGAGCGGGGCGTTCCAGCCACACCCCTCCACCCCGGAGCGATTCATCGGGGAGCTGCGCGCCACACTCGACCCGAGCTCCTTCGTCACGGATCGGCTCAACGAGATCAGGGTCCCGACGCTGGTGCTGGCAGGCGGCAAGGACCAGGTGGTGCCATTGGCCTCGACGCAGCTGGTGGCCGAGACTATCCCCGGCGCGCGCCTCGAGGTCGATCCGGAGTGTGGGCACACCGTCCGCAGCTCATTCCGCGGCTACGACCAGCTGGTTGAGGCGTTCCTCGCTGAGGGCGACCGACCGCCGACCTAGGCGGGCGCCGCGTCCCGCAGCCACCGCCACAGGATGGCGGCCCCGATCAGCGCAACGCCGGCCGCGCTGAGGAAGGCGATCGGGGTCGTGCTCGCGGCCGCCACCGCGCCCATCGTGATCGGCCCCAGGCCAAACGCCAGGTCGATGAAGGCGCTGAACGTGCCCAGCGCGGCGCCGCGCTCATTGGCGGGCGCACGGGTCACCGTCAGCGAGGCGAGCGCCGGCGTCGTGAACGCCACTCCCAGGCCC is a genomic window of Chloroflexota bacterium containing:
- the gatC gene encoding Asp-tRNA(Asn)/Glu-tRNA(Gln) amidotransferase subunit GatC; the protein is MISRSDVEHVASLARLGLTDEEIERLVPQLSRILEAVGTLSAVDTSSVGPTAQVIALENVMRDDVARPGMSREVALAEAPIREGGLLRVPVVLEEGR
- the gatA gene encoding Asp-tRNA(Asn)/Glu-tRNA(Gln) amidotransferase subunit GatA, with protein sequence MPGTLPLADRTIAEVGELLRRREVSSRDLTEACLGRIARDGERLNTFLAVGEERALATADDADATFKAGEGADRPLLGIPYALKDIFVTRALDDDGQPNGGLPTTAGSRILKGYRCAYASDAEERLSNAGAVLLGKTNLDEFAMGSSNENSAYGPVHNPWDDSTVPGGSSGGSAAAVASGQAFFATGTDTGGSIRQPASLSGIVGFKPTYGLVSRYGMVAFASSLDQCGPLVRSVADAAAVLQALAGHDPRDSTSVDIPVPDYASALTGEVRGLRLGVPREYFVAGMEPGVEAAVRSAIGVLEGLGAEIVEVSLPSTDHGLATYYIITPAEASANLARYDGIRYGLSAGEDDLLENYLRTRGSGFGPEVKRRIILGTYALSAGYYDAYYVKAQQVRTLIKAEFDSVLSKVDALLAPTSPSVAFKIGAKTDDPLLMYLNDACTLPVNIAGLPGISVPCGLSDGLPVGFQVIGRAFDESTVLRVADAYQRAAGFADLRPPTAHD
- a CDS encoding DUF1684 domain-containing protein yields the protein MESWRARRDERLRSPDGWLALVGLSWLTPGENHAGAHPSNDVILHGHEIPPRVGSLWLEDGRVRFVPHEGVSLPETMMLDDQVGDPTVLELGSLRFHVIRRGDRFGVRVRDEMAPALATFAGMPHFAVDPSWRVTGRLEAAPPDAMLEIVDITGAHSLEATPGSVAFEREGAMWRIAALPGDDSDGCLWLIFGDATNGTDTYGGGRFLSTEPVGEDGTVVVDFNLAYNPPCVFSPYATCPLPPPQNKLALRIGAGEKAWHAAE
- a CDS encoding alpha/beta fold hydrolase, which gives rise to MSDDPRAIAIPIPGGRIEALLLPGGPGVPLLVLGGVEIGLRPLTGSENAHVRRWERRTARRPVVVMGRPLPDDPADAARMLHPRAAAEAVARGLEALRDVVPPVAVEAESGGGRISLWLTVEHPELVARLVLSSVASETPPDSPMTVRMAQWLDLAERGQWADFFARLARQLKPAGSVPADAPAGVPAVSGAFQPHPSTPERFIGELRATLDPSSFVTDRLNEIRVPTLVLAGGKDQVVPLASTQLVAETIPGARLEVDPECGHTVRSSFRGYDQLVEAFLAEGDRPPT